A portion of the Bacteroides faecium genome contains these proteins:
- a CDS encoding glycosyltransferase family 2 protein produces the protein MISIIVPIYKAEKFLSRCIESIIKQTYKDWELLLIDDGSPDNSGTICDEYALKEPRIKVFHKENGGVSSARNFGIEKAIGEWVSFVDADDYISANYCEATIGRDVDIIVVDKYIHTGSGADVMNEPIQSVCASCPSEYEKVLKENLAKGLFKTPWGKFIRRKALGNIRFIEGQKIGEDTVFVLELFSQCCSLEVRNGYFYYWQKGEIDDQKKYSLNVNDALLFSKRIFENYQKLNVSSSDFETLMLSYFLSLLAPLTPQVARLWFGDTIIQKYSEKNFQHLSKWYNGWKNNPYSMYLKVKIQKFTKL, from the coding sequence ATGATATCAATAATTGTACCAATTTATAAAGCGGAGAAATTTCTTTCTCGTTGTATTGAGAGCATCATTAAGCAGACCTATAAAGATTGGGAATTGTTGTTAATAGATGATGGATCTCCTGATAACTCTGGCACCATCTGTGACGAGTATGCATTAAAGGAACCAAGAATTAAGGTTTTTCACAAGGAAAATGGAGGTGTCAGTTCTGCTCGAAATTTTGGAATAGAAAAAGCTATTGGAGAATGGGTCAGTTTTGTCGATGCTGACGATTATATCAGTGCAAATTATTGTGAAGCAACTATAGGTAGAGACGTTGATATTATTGTAGTTGATAAGTATATACACACAGGAAGTGGAGCTGATGTTATGAATGAGCCTATTCAGTCTGTTTGTGCATCGTGTCCATCCGAATATGAAAAGGTACTGAAAGAGAACCTAGCTAAGGGTCTGTTTAAGACTCCTTGGGGAAAATTCATTCGGAGAAAAGCATTAGGAAATATTCGATTCATTGAAGGACAAAAGATTGGAGAAGATACCGTTTTTGTGCTCGAATTATTTTCTCAGTGCTGTTCTCTTGAGGTTCGCAATGGATACTTCTATTATTGGCAGAAAGGTGAAATTGATGACCAGAAGAAGTATTCTCTTAATGTCAATGATGCATTATTGTTTAGTAAAAGGATTTTTGAGAATTACCAAAAACTTAATGTTAGTAGTTCTGATTTTGAAACTTTAATGTTGTCATACTTTTTAAGTCTTTTAGCTCCATTAACCCCACAAGTTGCGAGGTTATGGTTTGGAGATACAATCATACAGAAGTATAGCGAGAAGAACTTTCAACATCTCTCAAAATGGTATAATGGATGGAAAAATAATCCTTATTCTATGTATCTCAAAGTCAAAATCCAGAAATTTACGAAGTTGTAA
- a CDS encoding glycosyltransferase family 2 protein: MNNLKHSIIVPAYNTGDAIRQCIDSVLKQTYTNWELIIVDDGSKDNTSEIIEEYAKSDNRIKAFHIPNEGVSNARNVGLAEAQGEYVMFVDSDDWIEPDYLQQIRNYMDDDADMYIVGITQDHEGNNGNIFYSEIKGTPVYRHISSANLHSEIGYLLNTMNMESSCLKSYRASFLRQHNVKFLKGMIVFEDFYFVLQCLCHQSSISLIPFIGYHYRMGLDYNPVVRRGVRDLYPSINSLFKMLDLMDMRLGLSDYSHEQVMRVMAAKISVVFGQSLHATKWTDRTKPFKQIFNDAITKAYIKEILNIAGGRFRLQYILMSKGMFNLAYIVYRYL, from the coding sequence ATGAACAATCTAAAACATTCTATCATAGTACCTGCTTACAATACAGGAGATGCTATACGCCAATGCATTGATAGTGTGCTTAAGCAGACATATACTAATTGGGAGCTTATCATTGTGGATGATGGCTCCAAAGACAACACTTCGGAAATCATCGAAGAGTATGCTAAGAGTGATAACCGCATCAAGGCCTTTCATATACCTAATGAAGGCGTTTCGAATGCGCGCAATGTCGGATTAGCTGAAGCTCAAGGAGAATATGTGATGTTTGTGGATAGTGACGATTGGATTGAGCCGGATTATTTGCAACAAATAAGGAATTATATGGATGACGATGCTGATATGTATATTGTAGGCATCACTCAAGATCATGAGGGCAATAATGGTAATATCTTTTATTCAGAGATTAAGGGGACTCCTGTGTATCGCCATATTTCATCTGCAAACCTTCATTCTGAAATAGGCTATTTGTTGAACACGATGAACATGGAATCAAGTTGCTTGAAGAGCTATAGAGCTTCTTTCTTGCGGCAGCACAATGTGAAATTTTTGAAAGGAATGATTGTTTTCGAGGATTTTTATTTCGTGCTTCAGTGCCTTTGCCATCAGTCGAGTATTAGTTTAATTCCTTTTATTGGCTATCACTATCGTATGGGGTTGGATTACAATCCTGTTGTTAGAAGAGGGGTTAGAGATCTCTATCCTTCCATCAATAGCCTATTTAAAATGCTTGACCTTATGGATATGAGGCTTGGGCTTTCTGATTATTCTCATGAGCAGGTTATGCGCGTGATGGCAGCGAAGATTTCTGTAGTATTTGGTCAGTCCTTGCATGCTACGAAATGGACTGACCGTACAAAACCATTCAAACAAATTTTCAATGATGCTATAACTAAGGCTTATATAAAGGAAATTCTTAACATTGCAGGCGGACGCTTTCGGCTTCAATATATACTAATGAGTAAAGGAATGTTCAACCTTGCTTATATCGTATATAGATATCTATGA